A DNA window from Leptolyngbya subtilissima AS-A7 contains the following coding sequences:
- a CDS encoding HD domain-containing protein: protein MSQNLFKSVESRLWESYSTMFGCTALSYWQSFTTLANEIIPYLQGTDAPYHNADHTLQVMLVGQTILAGRYLQHHDLTPQDWLNAMVALLCHDIGYVKGICPGDNVAINRFVTGQGDDWVALSSRSTDASLTPYHVSRGQRFVRHRLADQSLVDVDVVVDCIEHTRFPVPPESKYQTTNDLPGLCRAADLLGQLSDSDYLKKLSSLFCEFAETGTNTVLGYESVADLRANYPHFYWYVVYPFIQAALRYLAVTAQGREVIARLFTNVYLVELEQSLLETGSAGLKPQAASQKVLPFCLTDNLGYGL, encoded by the coding sequence ATGTCTCAAAACCTTTTTAAGTCTGTAGAAAGCCGGCTTTGGGAAAGCTACAGTACCATGTTTGGCTGTACCGCGCTGAGCTATTGGCAATCTTTTACAACCCTGGCCAACGAGATTATCCCTTACCTGCAAGGCACTGATGCTCCCTATCACAACGCTGATCACACTCTGCAAGTGATGCTGGTGGGGCAGACGATTTTAGCAGGGCGCTATCTGCAACACCACGACCTAACTCCCCAAGACTGGCTCAACGCTATGGTCGCCCTGCTCTGCCATGACATTGGCTATGTAAAAGGTATTTGTCCTGGCGACAACGTGGCGATCAACCGCTTTGTCACCGGGCAGGGAGACGACTGGGTAGCGCTGTCATCTCGCTCAACGGATGCTAGTTTGACCCCCTACCACGTGAGCCGGGGCCAGAGGTTTGTCCGCCATCGGTTGGCAGATCAGTCCCTAGTCGATGTTGATGTCGTCGTAGATTGCATTGAACACACCCGGTTTCCTGTGCCGCCCGAGTCTAAATATCAAACCACCAACGATTTGCCGGGGCTATGCCGAGCCGCTGACCTGCTGGGGCAGCTGAGCGATTCAGATTACCTCAAGAAGCTCTCATCTCTATTTTGCGAATTTGCAGAAACAGGAACGAACACCGTGCTGGGATATGAATCTGTGGCCGACTTGCGGGCTAACTATCCTCACTTTTATTGGTATGTGGTGTATCCATTCATTCAGGCAGCACTGAGGTACTTAGCCGTGACGGCTCAAGGGCGCGAGGTGATTGCTCGCCTCTTTACCAACGTGTATCTGGTGGAGTTAGAGCAGTCGTTGTTGGAGACAGGCTCAGCAGGCTTAAAACCGCAGGCCGCTAGCCAAAAGGTTTTGCCCTTTTGCCTTACCGATAACCTCGGCTATGGCTTGTAG
- a CDS encoding DUF2267 domain-containing protein, which translates to MPISIRDDVVFIILSKVNEFNQENQQGDIDFSSTDFTGLGLTESDLLGHLDYLNQRQYIKAEFSGNAYANQEDVPSVVDSDEVGFRVANTYGAADGPLPHLIEFKRATLTKKGQRMLEDMEKNPPKDMDKGPAVPLLNEHSPFLEKVKIKGGLPDIYDARDITETVFRVMRDVMTTAEADRIADELHNDALPTDEKALQMEVSDLWKDRNPIVGFLSRIRPPLKGPAPLGIDSKLFLTRVDNEAGVPKTVNAEIVVSAVFSATKDELSQERIQAVAEWLPEGKVREIWQAA; encoded by the coding sequence ATGCCAATTTCTATTCGAGACGATGTGGTGTTTATCATCCTCAGCAAAGTCAACGAATTTAATCAAGAAAATCAGCAGGGAGACATTGATTTTTCTTCTACCGATTTTACTGGTCTAGGATTGACTGAGTCCGATCTACTGGGACACCTAGATTATCTGAATCAGAGACAGTATATCAAAGCCGAATTTAGCGGCAATGCCTATGCCAATCAAGAAGACGTGCCTAGCGTAGTAGATTCAGACGAGGTAGGATTTCGTGTGGCCAACACTTATGGTGCCGCAGACGGTCCCCTGCCTCACCTGATTGAGTTTAAGCGAGCTACGCTGACTAAAAAGGGTCAGCGCATGCTAGAAGACATGGAGAAAAACCCTCCTAAAGATATGGACAAAGGCCCAGCGGTGCCATTGCTCAACGAGCACTCGCCTTTCTTAGAGAAGGTCAAGATTAAGGGCGGTCTGCCTGATATCTACGACGCTCGCGATATTACCGAGACCGTCTTTCGGGTAATGCGCGACGTAATGACCACCGCTGAAGCCGATCGCATAGCGGACGAGCTGCACAACGATGCACTACCCACTGACGAAAAAGCCTTGCAAATGGAGGTATCTGACCTCTGGAAAGACAGAAACCCCATTGTCGGTTTCTTGAGCCGTATTCGTCCGCCCCTCAAAGGGCCGGCTCCTCTGGGTATTGACTCTAAGCTGTTTTTGACGCGGGTGGATAACGAAGCCGGCGTGCCGAAGACGGTGAATGCGGAGATTGTGGTCTCTGCCGTATTCTCAGCCACTAAAGATGAGCTGTCCCAGGAGCGCATTCAGGCGGTTGCCGAGTGGCTGCCGGAAGGTAAAGTGCGCGAAATTTGGCAAGCGGCCTAG
- a CDS encoding bacteriorhodopsin, with protein MAQTWLWIGVGSMALGAAFFGFGAHSAKTEGWRKLYTLSFFICLIASALYLAMALGQGQLMLNDRPTVWVRYITWSLSTPLLLLIFAFLGHTSLTLTGSLLGTNAFMIATGLAGALSPDPINYIWYVVSCAAYLAAVYLLLVPFRHEAERNRPRTKKVFGQLVAVHLILWTAYPIVWILAPTGIDTIGQDFETMFYTILDISSKVGFGLLSLNTYSKIEHIGAATKDLEPTASLR; from the coding sequence ATGGCTCAAACATGGCTTTGGATTGGAGTAGGTTCCATGGCGCTGGGCGCTGCATTCTTTGGCTTTGGTGCCCATAGCGCTAAGACCGAAGGCTGGAGAAAGCTGTATACCCTCAGCTTCTTTATCTGCTTGATTGCTAGTGCTTTGTATCTAGCTATGGCGCTGGGCCAGGGGCAGCTCATGCTCAACGATCGCCCCACGGTTTGGGTGCGCTACATTACCTGGTCACTATCTACGCCGCTGCTGCTGCTGATCTTTGCCTTTTTAGGCCACACTAGCCTGACGCTGACCGGCAGTTTGCTAGGAACCAACGCCTTTATGATTGCGACCGGGCTGGCGGGAGCCCTCTCCCCTGACCCCATTAACTACATTTGGTATGTCGTTAGTTGTGCAGCGTATTTAGCTGCCGTCTACCTTCTGTTGGTGCCCTTTAGGCACGAGGCCGAGCGCAATCGCCCCCGCACCAAGAAGGTTTTTGGCCAGCTAGTCGCTGTGCATTTAATTCTCTGGACGGCTTACCCAATCGTTTGGATTTTAGCCCCCACTGGTATTGACACCATTGGCCAGGATTTCGAAACCATGTTCTACACAATCTTAGATATCTCGTCTAAGGTTGGCTTTGGTCTGCTCTCGCTCAACACCTATAGCAAAATTGAGCATATTGGCGCTGCTACAAAAGATTTAGAACCCACGGCTTCGCTGCGATAA